One stretch of Pandoraea oxalativorans DNA includes these proteins:
- a CDS encoding globin domain-containing protein encodes MLSAASRPYIDASVPVLREHGLAITRHFYASMFDAHPELRNLFNMGNQASGAQQQSLASAVFAYAANIDNAAALAPVLERIVHKHVSVGITPAHYPIVGRYLLAAIKTVLGDAATPELIAAWDEAYWLLAGELIAAEARLSEQSRAPLGALRELVVADVDRETEHVVSYYLRTPEGGSPGAFAPGQYVSVAVTLPDGLQQRRQYSLSDAPEAPHWRITVKREEANASKPEGTVSNWLHANVKAGDRILVGPAYGEFTLPQNSARALVLLSAGVGITPMMSMVAALAAKGSHRQVLFAHAARNGSHIALRRHLAFAKTQLPNLHTVTFLEAPLSTDREGVDYTHAGRMDLSRLSLPADADYLMCGPSAFMQTQWRALRDAGVSAGRMRREVFGPDALDHLL; translated from the coding sequence ATGCTTTCCGCCGCATCCCGCCCCTACATCGACGCAAGCGTTCCGGTCTTGCGCGAACACGGTCTTGCGATCACGCGCCATTTCTACGCGAGCATGTTCGACGCGCATCCTGAGCTGCGCAATCTCTTCAACATGGGCAATCAGGCAAGCGGAGCGCAACAGCAGTCGCTCGCCTCCGCCGTCTTTGCATACGCTGCGAACATCGACAATGCGGCGGCCCTCGCCCCCGTGCTTGAGCGCATCGTTCACAAACACGTCTCTGTCGGCATTACGCCGGCGCACTACCCGATCGTCGGACGTTATCTGCTCGCTGCCATCAAGACCGTGCTGGGCGACGCCGCGACGCCCGAACTCATCGCCGCCTGGGACGAAGCCTACTGGCTGCTCGCCGGAGAATTGATCGCGGCCGAAGCGCGACTGTCCGAGCAATCGCGTGCACCGCTGGGCGCACTGCGCGAACTGGTCGTGGCCGACGTCGACCGCGAGACCGAACACGTCGTGTCGTACTACCTGCGCACGCCGGAAGGCGGCTCACCGGGCGCGTTCGCGCCGGGCCAGTACGTGAGCGTCGCCGTCACGCTGCCGGATGGCCTGCAACAGCGTCGCCAATACAGCCTCTCGGACGCCCCCGAAGCCCCGCACTGGCGCATTACCGTCAAGCGCGAAGAAGCCAATGCGTCGAAGCCCGAAGGGACGGTCTCGAACTGGTTGCACGCGAACGTCAAGGCGGGCGACCGCATTCTGGTCGGGCCGGCCTACGGCGAGTTCACGCTGCCCCAGAACTCTGCGCGTGCGCTGGTGCTGCTCAGCGCCGGTGTAGGGATCACGCCGATGATGTCGATGGTCGCTGCGCTGGCCGCCAAGGGATCGCACCGCCAAGTGCTGTTCGCCCACGCCGCGCGCAACGGTTCGCACATAGCGCTGCGCCGTCATCTGGCATTCGCGAAGACGCAGTTGCCGAATCTGCACACCGTCACGTTCCTTGAAGCGCCGTTGAGCACGGACCGCGAAGGCGTCGATTACACGCATGCCGGACGCATGGACCTCTCGCGTCTCTCGTTGCCTGCCGATGCCGACTATCTGATGTGCGGCCCGTCCGCATTCATGCAGACACAGTGGCGTGCCCTGCGCGACGCCGGTGTGTCCGCAGGACGCATGCGCCGCGAAGTCTTCGGGCCGGACGCGCTCGATCACTTGCTGTAA